In Campylobacter sp. 2014D-0216, the following proteins share a genomic window:
- the pglD gene encoding UDP-N-acetylbacillosamine N-acetyltransferase, producing the protein MDTTKSIYIYGTGGHSLVCVDVAKNLGYEKIIFLDDNKGLKYHSNLEKHDMFIAIGANHIREKLFKKAKEDGFRLVNLIHKSAIISPSAFLDDEGILIMPNVVVNAKASITKGVILNTACVVEHECFVGEFSHISVGAKLAGAVNIGKRCFLGINSSVIPCVTLCDDITLGAGGVVVKDLKSKGIYAGVPAKKIKEAK; encoded by the coding sequence AACTAAAAGTATTTATATATATGGTACAGGAGGGCACAGTTTAGTCTGTGTTGATGTAGCTAAAAATCTAGGATATGAAAAAATCATTTTTCTAGATGATAATAAAGGATTAAAATACCATTCAAACTTAGAAAAACATGATATGTTTATTGCTATTGGAGCTAATCATATCCGAGAAAAACTTTTCAAAAAAGCAAAAGAAGATGGATTTAGATTAGTAAATTTGATACATAAAAGTGCTATTATTAGTCCTAGTGCTTTTTTAGATGATGAGGGTATATTAATCATGCCAAATGTAGTAGTTAATGCTAAAGCTAGCATTACAAAAGGTGTGATCTTAAATACTGCTTGCGTGGTTGAGCATGAGTGTTTTGTAGGTGAGTTTAGCCATATTAGTGTTGGAGCTAAACTCGCTGGAGCAGTTAACATAGGTAAGCGTTGTTTTTTAGGAATTAACTCAAGTGTTATTCCTTGTGTAACTTTATGTGATGATATAACTTTAGGTGCAGGTGGAGTGGTCGTTAAAGACTTAAAATCTAAAGGCATTTATGCTGGAGTTCCTGCTAAAAAAATAAAGGAGGCAAAATGA
- the pglE gene encoding UDP-N-acetylbacillosamine transaminase produces MRFFLSAPHMSGKELEYIHKAFESNYIAPLGEFVNALEQSIKDYTKSSNALALNAATAAIHLALRVLGIKEGDVVLASSFTFIASVAPISYMNATPVFIDCDETYNLDVNLLKKAIKESPKKPKALILTHLYGNASKMDEIVQICKENEIFLIEDAAEALGSFYKNKALGTFGDFGVYSFNGNKIITTGGGGMLVSENHANLEKARFYSTQARENCLHYEHKEYGYNYRMSNILGAIGTAQMEVLEERVNKKREIYSWYKEFLNGTFTFLDELENTKSNRWLSTALLDFDSNKLNTCEKHYICDHKAVKIQDNILKIIQVLKDNQIESRPLWKPMHLQELYKGCSAYLNGNSEFFFSNGICLPSATTMSKADVEEVSTLILNTLKD; encoded by the coding sequence ATGAGATTTTTTTTATCAGCACCACATATGAGTGGTAAAGAATTAGAATACATACACAAAGCTTTTGAAAGCAACTATATAGCACCTTTAGGTGAGTTTGTAAATGCCTTAGAACAAAGTATTAAAGACTACACAAAAAGCTCTAATGCTCTTGCTCTAAATGCAGCCACAGCAGCTATTCACTTAGCTTTAAGAGTTTTAGGCATTAAAGAAGGCGATGTGGTTTTAGCCTCAAGTTTTACCTTTATCGCTTCAGTAGCTCCAATCTCATACATGAATGCTACGCCAGTGTTTATTGATTGTGATGAAACTTATAATTTAGATGTAAATTTATTAAAAAAAGCTATCAAAGAAAGTCCTAAAAAACCAAAAGCACTCATTTTAACTCATCTTTATGGCAATGCCTCTAAAATGGATGAGATTGTCCAAATTTGCAAAGAAAATGAAATTTTCTTGATCGAAGATGCTGCAGAAGCTTTAGGAAGCTTTTATAAAAATAAAGCTTTAGGGACTTTTGGAGATTTTGGAGTATATTCATTTAATGGCAATAAAATCATCACAACAGGTGGTGGTGGTATGCTTGTAAGTGAAAATCATGCTAATCTTGAAAAAGCAAGATTTTACAGTACCCAAGCTAGAGAAAACTGTCTTCACTATGAACATAAAGAATACGGTTATAACTATAGAATGAGTAACATCCTAGGCGCAATCGGAACTGCTCAAATGGAGGTTTTAGAAGAAAGAGTAAATAAAAAGCGTGAAATTTACAGCTGGTATAAAGAATTTTTAAATGGTACTTTTACTTTTTTAGATGAACTTGAAAACACCAAATCTAACCGTTGGTTAAGTACTGCTTTGCTTGATTTTGATTCAAATAAATTAAATACTTGTGAAAAACACTATATTTGTGATCATAAAGCAGTCAAAATTCAAGATAACATTTTAAAAATCATACAAGTTCTAAAAGATAATCAAATCGAAAGTCGTCCACTTTGGAAGCCAATGCATTTGCAAGAACTCTATAAAGGTTGCAGTGCTTATTTAAATGGAAATAGTGAGTTTTTCTTTAGTAATGGAATTTGCCTTCCAAGTGCAACCACTATGAGTAAAGCTGATGTAGAAGAAGTTTCTACTTTAATCTTAAATACCCTAAAGGACTAA
- the pglF gene encoding UDP-N-acetylglucosamine 4,6-dehydratase (configuration-retaining): MDYKSKRLGFFLGADILLFVISIYLSFSLRFSADIPSEFYEGMFKSAVILILLKILFLAFFRIYQVAWRFFSLNEARKLVIALALAELVFLAIYYFYDDFFNPFPRSVIGIDFVLSCMLIGSLRISKRMIVDFRKPKYNEEHPCIVVGATSKALHLLKGAKEGSLGLFPVAVVDERTNLIGTYCDKFIVEEKEAIRKYTAEGIHTAIIALKLEQEELKKLFDELIAYGINDIKLFSFTQNEARDISIEDLLARKPKDLDNACVIDFIKDKVVLVSGAGGTIGSELCKQCIKFGAKHLIMLDHSEYNLYKINDELSLHKEKIEPIMMSILDKEALEKLIKEKNIDLILHAAAYKHVPLCEQNPHSAILNNIIGTKNLIDLAKTYKVAKFVMISTDKAVRPTNIMGCTKRICELYALSSSCENFEVACVRFGNVLGSSGSVIPKFKAQIAANEPLTLTHPDIVRYFMLVDEAVQLVLQAAAIAKGGELFVLDMGEPVKIMDLAKKMLLLSNKKLEIKITGLRKGEKLYEELLIHEDDLKTQYESIFVTTSEIKDLNILNQEIEKLLQSADPAKVLKEIVPEFNHNKNGE; this comes from the coding sequence ATGGATTATAAAAGCAAACGCCTAGGTTTTTTTCTAGGTGCAGATATCTTACTTTTTGTTATAAGTATTTATTTATCTTTTTCTTTACGCTTTAGTGCAGATATCCCAAGTGAGTTTTATGAGGGAATGTTTAAAAGTGCTGTGATTTTAATTTTGCTTAAAATTCTTTTTCTAGCTTTTTTTAGAATTTATCAAGTTGCATGGAGATTTTTTTCTCTAAATGAAGCACGTAAATTAGTTATCGCTTTGGCTTTAGCTGAACTTGTATTTTTAGCGATTTATTATTTTTATGATGATTTTTTTAATCCCTTCCCAAGAAGTGTTATAGGAATAGACTTTGTTTTATCATGTATGCTAATTGGAAGTTTACGCATTAGTAAAAGAATGATTGTAGATTTTAGAAAACCAAAATACAACGAAGAACATCCTTGTATTGTAGTAGGTGCCACCTCAAAAGCTTTGCATTTGCTAAAAGGTGCTAAAGAGGGAAGCTTAGGACTTTTTCCTGTAGCCGTAGTAGATGAACGCACTAATTTAATAGGTACTTATTGTGATAAATTTATAGTTGAAGAAAAAGAAGCGATTAGAAAATATACTGCTGAAGGTATTCATACTGCCATTATTGCTTTAAAACTCGAACAAGAAGAATTAAAAAAGCTTTTTGATGAGCTTATCGCTTATGGAATTAACGATATAAAGCTTTTTTCTTTTACGCAAAATGAAGCAAGAGATATAAGCATCGAAGATTTACTAGCACGTAAACCAAAAGACTTAGACAATGCTTGCGTGATTGATTTTATTAAAGATAAAGTGGTTTTAGTTAGCGGCGCTGGTGGAACTATAGGTAGTGAGCTTTGCAAGCAGTGTATTAAATTTGGTGCCAAACACTTAATTATGCTAGATCATAGTGAGTATAATTTATACAAAATCAACGATGAATTAAGCTTGCATAAAGAAAAAATTGAACCTATTATGATGAGTATTTTAGATAAAGAAGCTTTAGAAAAACTCATTAAAGAAAAAAACATAGATTTGATTTTACATGCAGCAGCTTATAAACATGTGCCTTTGTGTGAGCAAAATCCACACTCGGCTATTTTAAATAACATCATAGGCACTAAAAATTTAATCGATCTTGCTAAAACTTACAAAGTGGCTAAATTTGTTATGATAAGCACAGATAAAGCCGTAAGACCAACCAATATCATGGGTTGTACGAAAAGAATTTGTGAGCTTTATGCACTAAGCTCAAGTTGTGAAAATTTTGAGGTAGCATGTGTGCGTTTTGGTAACGTTTTGGGTTCAAGTGGAAGTGTGATACCTAAATTTAAAGCTCAAATTGCGGCTAATGAGCCACTTACGCTTACCCATCCTGATATAGTACGTTATTTTATGTTAGTAGATGAAGCTGTACAACTTGTTTTGCAAGCTGCGGCCATTGCAAAAGGTGGGGAGTTGTTTGTACTTGATATGGGCGAACCTGTAAAAATTATGGATTTGGCTAAAAAAATGCTTTTACTTTCTAATAAAAAACTAGAAATCAAGATCACAGGGCTTAGAAAAGGCGAGAAACTTTATGAAGAACTTCTAATTCATGAAGATGATTTAAAAACCCAATATGAAAGTATTTTTGTAACAACAAGTGAGATAAAAGATTTAAATATTTTAAATCAAGAAATAGAAAAATTACTCCAAAGTGCAGATCCTGCTAAAGTTTTGAAAGAGATCGTACCTGAATTTAATCATAATAAAAATGGAGAGTGA
- a CDS encoding chemotaxis response regulator CheY, whose protein sequence is MKLLVVDDSSTMRRIIKNTLVRLGHKDVLEAEHGVEAWDLLSQNDDIKVLITDWNMPEMNGLELVKKVRAEEKYADMPIIMVTTEGGKAEVITALKAGVNNYIVKPFTPQVLKEKLEDVLGTNEG, encoded by the coding sequence GTGAAATTATTAGTAGTTGATGATAGTTCTACCATGAGAAGAATAATCAAAAACACTCTTGTAAGACTAGGTCATAAAGATGTTTTAGAAGCTGAGCATGGTGTAGAAGCTTGGGATTTACTTTCACAAAATGATGACATTAAGGTTTTAATTACTGATTGGAATATGCCTGAAATGAATGGACTAGAACTAGTTAAAAAAGTAAGAGCGGAAGAAAAATACGCCGATATGCCTATTATCATGGTAACAACAGAAGGTGGTAAGGCAGAGGTTATCACAGCCTTAAAAGCAGGTGTAAATAACTACATTGTAAAACCTTTCACACCTCAAGTATTAAAAGAAAAACTTGAAGATGTTTTAGGGACAAACGAAGGCTAA
- a CDS encoding 50S ribosomal protein L11 methyltransferase encodes MQTHYHELFFQTDEEYLELFLDLIFSLDIDAIEEKNNGIYIRSEEDLELIQIALKNFHQKLCEKLNTNIFFSSSLEKKENKNWIEEYKKGIQALTIDNIHIHTTWQEAKEDKINIVIDPALAFGSGHHESTYTCIEFLQKYTDNSKFCLDVGCGSGILSIIMAKLGAKVQACDTDELAIVASKENAQLNHVNFDDIWVGSVNKSLHKYDIVVANIIADILIILEKDLKEKTKEGGILILSGILNKYEERIKDKFKDLTLLECKHKGEWLSLAYKKEIK; translated from the coding sequence ATGCAAACACATTATCACGAACTTTTTTTTCAAACAGATGAGGAATATCTAGAATTATTCCTTGATCTTATTTTTTCTTTAGATATAGATGCCATAGAAGAAAAAAACAATGGTATCTATATACGCTCCGAAGAAGATTTAGAACTCATTCAGATAGCTTTAAAAAATTTTCATCAAAAATTATGTGAAAAGTTAAACACTAACATTTTCTTTAGCTCAAGCTTAGAAAAAAAAGAAAACAAAAACTGGATAGAAGAATACAAAAAAGGCATTCAAGCTCTAACTATAGATAATATTCATATCCATACCACTTGGCAAGAAGCTAAAGAAGATAAGATTAATATTGTCATAGATCCTGCACTCGCCTTTGGTTCTGGACATCATGAAAGTACTTACACTTGCATAGAATTTTTACAAAAATACACAGATAATTCTAAATTTTGTTTAGATGTGGGTTGTGGAAGTGGGATTTTAAGCATCATCATGGCAAAACTTGGTGCAAAAGTACAAGCATGCGATACAGATGAACTAGCTATAGTTGCCAGTAAAGAAAACGCACAGTTAAACCACGTAAACTTTGATGATATTTGGGTAGGTTCTGTTAATAAAAGCTTACATAAATATGATATAGTAGTAGCAAATATCATCGCTGATATTTTAATCATACTAGAAAAAGATTTAAAAGAAAAAACCAAAGAAGGCGGAATTTTAATCTTATCTGGTATTTTAAATAAATACGAAGAAAGAATTAAAGATAAATTCAAAGATTTAACTTTGTTAGAATGTAAACACAAAGGAGAATGGTTGAGTTTAGCTTACAAAAAGGAAATAAAATAA
- the ftsH gene encoding ATP-dependent zinc metalloprotease FtsH: protein MNKKSNDPKDNQNNNSFFNRNPIFIFAIFAIVMILLFKGFSDDGSMGIMGGENTKKVTYSELKTLIENNQIAQVNIGQTTVKAVSKAGNMVYITKKVANDATFVPLLDSKGVSYGAFNESNWFIDILLSWVLPVFIFFGIWMFLASRMQKNMGGSILGIGSSKKLVNSEKPKVKFNDVAGVEEAKEEVKEIVDFLKYPERYINLGAKIPKGLLLVGPPGTGKTLLAKAVAGEADVPFFSVSGSSFIEMFVGVGASRVRDLFENAKKEAPAIVFIDEIDAIGKSRAASGMMGGNDEREQTLNQLLAEMDGFGTESSPVIVLAATNRPEVLDAALLRPGRFDRQVLVDKPDFKGRCDILKVHMKDVKISPEVKVEDIARLTAGLAGADLANIINEAALLAGRDSKKHVEQKDLVEAVERAIAGLEKKSRRINDKEKKIVTYHECGHALIAETTKGAKKVSKVSVIPRGLAALGYTLNTPEENKFLMQKHELLAEVDVLLGGRAAEEIFIKEISTGASNDLERATDIIKAMISMYGMSEIAGLMVLEKQRNTFLSGGQTIKDYSDKMAQDLDEYVKKTLDERYIGVKETLKTYSGAIEVMVQALYEEETIDGAKVREIIKNYEEENNLPTRLEEKEQEVAKEN from the coding sequence ATGAATAAAAAGTCAAACGATCCAAAAGATAATCAAAATAATAATAGCTTTTTCAATAGAAATCCTATTTTTATTTTTGCTATTTTTGCTATTGTGATGATTCTTTTATTTAAAGGATTTTCAGATGATGGTAGCATGGGCATTATGGGCGGAGAAAATACCAAAAAGGTTACTTATTCTGAATTAAAAACCTTAATCGAAAACAATCAAATCGCCCAAGTTAACATAGGTCAAACTACCGTCAAAGCAGTTTCCAAAGCAGGAAATATGGTATATATCACTAAAAAAGTTGCAAATGATGCCACTTTTGTACCTTTGCTTGATTCAAAAGGTGTTTCATATGGTGCTTTCAATGAAAGCAATTGGTTTATAGATATCTTGCTTTCTTGGGTTTTACCAGTGTTTATTTTCTTTGGTATATGGATGTTTTTAGCTTCTCGTATGCAAAAAAATATGGGCGGATCTATACTTGGTATAGGAAGTTCTAAAAAACTTGTAAATTCAGAAAAGCCAAAAGTTAAATTTAATGATGTAGCTGGTGTAGAAGAAGCAAAAGAAGAAGTTAAAGAGATTGTAGATTTTTTAAAATATCCTGAAAGATACATCAATCTTGGTGCAAAAATTCCAAAAGGTCTTTTACTTGTAGGTCCTCCAGGTACAGGTAAAACTCTACTTGCAAAAGCTGTTGCAGGTGAGGCTGATGTGCCATTTTTTAGTGTATCAGGCTCATCTTTTATAGAAATGTTTGTAGGGGTTGGCGCTTCAAGAGTAAGGGACTTATTTGAAAATGCAAAAAAAGAAGCTCCTGCTATTGTTTTTATCGATGAAATCGATGCTATAGGAAAATCGCGTGCAGCAAGTGGCATGATGGGTGGAAATGATGAGAGAGAACAAACTTTAAATCAACTTCTAGCAGAAATGGATGGCTTTGGAACCGAAAGTTCTCCGGTAATTGTATTAGCCGCTACTAATCGTCCTGAAGTACTTGATGCGGCTTTACTTAGACCTGGCCGTTTTGATAGACAAGTTTTAGTAGATAAGCCTGATTTTAAAGGTAGATGCGATATTTTAAAAGTACACATGAAAGATGTTAAAATTTCACCTGAAGTAAAAGTAGAAGATATTGCAAGATTAACCGCAGGACTTGCTGGTGCTGATTTGGCAAACATCATCAATGAAGCAGCTCTACTTGCAGGTAGAGATTCTAAGAAACATGTAGAACAAAAAGATTTAGTTGAAGCAGTGGAAAGAGCCATAGCAGGACTTGAGAAAAAATCACGCAGAATTAATGATAAAGAGAAAAAAATAGTAACTTATCACGAATGTGGTCATGCCTTAATCGCTGAAACCACAAAAGGTGCTAAAAAAGTAAGTAAAGTTTCTGTTATACCTCGTGGCTTAGCAGCTTTGGGTTATACACTCAATACTCCCGAAGAAAATAAATTCCTAATGCAAAAACATGAACTTTTGGCTGAAGTTGATGTGCTTTTAGGTGGTCGAGCAGCCGAAGAGATTTTCATTAAAGAAATTTCAACCGGTGCGAGTAATGACCTTGAGCGTGCTACTGATATCATCAAAGCTATGATTTCTATGTATGGTATGAGTGAAATAGCAGGTTTAATGGTGCTTGAAAAACAAAGAAATACTTTCTTAAGTGGTGGTCAAACCATTAAAGATTACTCAGACAAAATGGCACAAGATCTAGATGAGTATGTAAAGAAAACTCTAGATGAACGCTATATAGGAGTAAAAGAGACTTTAAAAACTTATAGTGGCGCCATAGAGGTAATGGTACAAGCGCTTTATGAAGAAGAAACCATTGATGGTGCAAAAGTAAGAGAGATTATTAAAAATTATGAAGAAGAAAACAATCTTCCAACGCGCTTAGAAGAAAAAGAACAAGAAGTGGCTAAGGAAAACTAA
- a CDS encoding phosphatidylserine decarboxylase — MKIDFIAKAGWGLLIVLAIVFVIAQLIWGFSWLLWCIFILFACLFRSSTINHIADSNTIIAPIEGKIKCIKTSSYKELGECIEVQIINNITHQGAIVAPLPMDIEETRIRHGIFLCPFMKNTHLMGERMLFLSRSKGKQWALRIIFGALNRKTHLNEFGHHLNHGQNIGFMFDGSVSLLLPKDTRICINENDKVRVGALIGYLNP; from the coding sequence ATGAAAATAGATTTTATTGCAAAGGCGGGTTGGGGTTTACTCATAGTTCTAGCTATAGTCTTTGTAATAGCTCAACTTATATGGGGATTTTCTTGGCTATTATGGTGTATTTTTATACTTTTTGCTTGTCTTTTTAGATCAAGCACAATTAATCACATCGCTGATTCAAATACCATCATAGCACCCATAGAAGGAAAGATCAAATGCATTAAAACAAGCTCTTATAAAGAACTTGGTGAATGCATTGAAGTGCAAATTATAAATAACATTACTCATCAAGGTGCTATTGTAGCACCACTTCCTATGGATATAGAAGAAACAAGAATTAGACATGGAATTTTTTTATGTCCATTTATGAAAAACACTCATTTAATGGGTGAGAGAATGTTATTTTTATCTCGTTCTAAAGGTAAGCAGTGGGCTTTGAGAATTATATTTGGTGCACTCAATCGAAAAACTCATTTAAATGAGTTTGGTCATCATTTAAACCATGGTCAAAACATCGGCTTTATGTTTGATGGTAGCGTAAGCTTACTACTTCCAAAAGACACTAGAATATGTATTAATGAAAATGATAAAGTCCGCGTAGGCGCATTGATAGGGTATTTAAATCCATGA
- the pssA gene encoding CDP-diacylglycerol--serine O-phosphatidyltransferase, whose protein sequence is MNFKLIYILPNLFTAASIFLGIISVIASINQNFDKALIYIILSLICDGLDGRVARATNSTSKFGVEFDSLADLIAFGVAPAMLFYMSIGYEYGRFGSLIAGLFVVFGAIRLARFNVTTGTYEPSVFIGLPIPTAAVVSALWVGAYLYYDFLHNFSLMIVCIQILLAFLMVSNIRYPSFKKIDLKRANVLKVLILLVILFSMLYLYFLESALIVASLYVCYGLVRSFFTLMRKFKKD, encoded by the coding sequence ATGAATTTTAAGTTAATTTACATTTTACCAAATCTTTTTACCGCAGCTTCAATATTTTTAGGTATCATTTCTGTGATTGCCTCAATCAATCAAAATTTTGATAAAGCTTTGATTTATATCATTTTATCATTAATTTGCGATGGTTTAGATGGGCGTGTGGCAAGAGCTACCAATTCAACTTCTAAATTCGGAGTTGAGTTTGATTCATTGGCAGATTTGATTGCTTTTGGTGTTGCGCCTGCTATGCTTTTTTACATGAGTATAGGTTATGAGTATGGTCGTTTTGGCTCTTTAATAGCGGGTTTATTTGTGGTATTTGGCGCTATACGTTTAGCAAGATTTAATGTAACCACAGGAACTTATGAGCCTTCAGTTTTCATAGGACTTCCTATACCAACGGCCGCAGTTGTAAGCGCATTATGGGTTGGCGCTTATTTGTATTATGATTTTTTACATAACTTTTCTTTAATGATAGTATGTATTCAAATCCTTTTAGCTTTTTTAATGGTCAGCAACATAAGATACCCAAGTTTCAAAAAGATTGATCTAAAAAGAGCAAATGTATTAAAAGTGTTAATTCTTTTAGTGATCTTATTTTCTATGCTTTATTTGTACTTCTTAGAAAGTGCCTTAATTGTAGCAAGTTTATACGTGTGCTATGGACTTGTGCGTAGCTTTTTTACTTTAATGCGTAAATTTAAAAAAGATTAG
- a CDS encoding Y-family DNA polymerase yields the protein MYASIDLKSFYASAECILRNLNPLTTNLIVADESRTDKTIILAVSPALKAYHIPGRLRLFEFKQTIHSLNQARLKQSQYHSFKAKSFDAIQLDQNLDLEIDYIIAKPRMATYIEFSAKIYSIYLKYFDAKDIHVYSIDEVFIDLSSYLEKYKLSAYELLTKVLLDILHTSKITATAGIGTNLYLAKIAMDILAKRQKVDENGLLIAFLDEKLYRYKMWHHKPLKDFWRIGKGIALKLANFNIYTMGDLARFSLKHEALLYKHFGVNAELLIDHAWGIEACTMKDIKNYKSQNHSKVMAKVLPFAYENKQAMKVLKELVDHLVLELIQCDLKTNHITLDIQYDKSNLESSSFSNSYKGTIIKDSYGRAIPKNAHGSIPLENFTHSLKIINKKALELFHKISDKNLSIRKISLSLNNITDKAQENYQELNLFSDLNTILQEQNQLAKEEKLQKTRLQIMQKFGKNAIVKASSLDDETKEITSLIGGHHA from the coding sequence ATGTATGCTTCTATTGATTTAAAATCTTTTTACGCTTCTGCTGAATGTATTTTAAGAAACCTAAACCCCCTAACAACCAATCTCATTGTAGCAGATGAGTCAAGAACAGATAAAACTATTATTTTGGCGGTTTCACCTGCTTTAAAAGCATATCATATACCCGGTAGATTAAGACTGTTTGAGTTTAAACAAACCATTCACTCACTCAATCAAGCACGCTTAAAACAAAGCCAATACCATTCTTTTAAAGCTAAAAGTTTTGATGCAATTCAACTCGATCAAAACTTAGATTTAGAAATAGATTATATTATCGCTAAACCTAGAATGGCAACTTATATTGAATTTAGTGCTAAAATATATAGCATTTATTTAAAATATTTTGATGCTAAAGACATACATGTTTATTCTATCGATGAAGTTTTTATCGATCTTAGTTCTTACCTTGAAAAATACAAACTTTCAGCTTATGAACTACTTACCAAAGTTTTACTTGATATTTTACACACTAGTAAAATCACGGCAACAGCAGGCATAGGGACCAATCTATATCTAGCAAAAATCGCCATGGATATACTAGCCAAAAGACAAAAGGTAGATGAAAATGGCTTACTTATAGCCTTCTTAGATGAGAAGCTATATCGTTATAAAATGTGGCATCACAAGCCTTTGAAAGATTTTTGGCGTATAGGTAAAGGGATAGCTTTAAAACTTGCTAATTTCAACATTTACACCATGGGAGATCTTGCGAGATTTTCTTTAAAACACGAAGCTTTGCTTTATAAGCATTTTGGTGTTAATGCTGAACTTTTAATCGACCATGCATGGGGCATTGAAGCATGCACGATGAAAGATATCAAAAACTACAAATCACAAAATCATTCCAAAGTCATGGCTAAAGTTCTACCTTTTGCCTATGAAAACAAACAAGCAATGAAAGTTCTAAAAGAACTTGTAGATCACTTAGTACTTGAGCTTATCCAGTGTGATCTTAAAACCAATCATATCACACTAGATATACAATATGACAAAAGCAATCTAGAAAGCTCCAGCTTTTCAAACTCTTATAAAGGAACAATTATCAAAGATAGCTATGGAAGAGCTATACCTAAAAATGCCCATGGAAGTATACCCTTAGAAAATTTTACTCATTCTTTAAAAATCATCAACAAAAAAGCCTTAGAACTTTTTCACAAAATCAGTGATAAAAACTTAAGTATTCGAAAAATCAGCTTAAGTTTAAATAACATCACAGATAAAGCACAAGAAAACTACCAAGAACTAAATTTATTTAGTGATTTGAATACAATTTTACAAGAGCAAAATCAACTTGCAAAAGAAGAAAAACTCCAAAAAACTAGACTTCAAATCATGCAAAAATTTGGTAAAAATGCCATTGTTAAAGCTTCAAGTTTAGATGATGAAACCAAAGAAATCACTTCTTTGATAGGAGGTCATCATGCATGA